The Clupea harengus chromosome 5, Ch_v2.0.2, whole genome shotgun sequence genomic sequence TTTTCCAGCTCCCCCAGAGCATCTGTCAAACTGAAAACATAAATCCACTCCGTAACCTTACGTACAAGTTGCTTGATATTGAATATACGTATTATTTACTACAGTTTGCATCTTACATGCCTATGTAATTACAAGGGCTACATTTAGAGTAAGGGTTAGTAATGTGCAACAGTGTGTACATTATATCAGTACAcattgttattatattatactcTTTATATTGTACTCTTAATTACTAAACTTACTTAATTACTATTTAATTACTGAACTAAACTATGTGAAATAAAGTAGGATCAGTCCACCATGATCATGAAAGCATGTTTGGCAAGATGATTAGCCAGGGTTAGAGACCCATATACAATGCATACTATTCCTTTATCTCTAGAGACTGAGCCAAATATCTCTGTAGAGACTTCTCTATAGGTCTACAAGGAATTAATGAGGGGAGAACGGCATGCTGGGAGACTGTGTGGTCAAAGGGCAATAAGGGGTTAGGGGTTCCTAGTGGAACCTGTTGCAGGACGCACAGAGCTCGTACATCATCTAAAGGATACTGCTCCTACACCTCGGTTAAAAACAACATTCACTGATATGCTTACTGCTTTCAGACTGAGGTTTTGGATTACAGTCTATTTGTTTATAAAAATAGTTTACCGTAGGTTACATTGATAAAGTTCAAATTAAGTCTGCCAGATTTCCCTAGGAATGGGGATAGTGACCGGAATCAGATGAGACTGATAATAAAAGGATATAATCAGCTAACTCACTTGAACTTGGATTTGGGTTGCTTGGGTTGCTTGGGTTGCTTGGGCTGCTTGGGCTGTTGGGGCTGTTGGGGCTGTTGGGGCTGTTGGGGCTGCTGGGACCATGGCATGGTGTCTTCCCCGTCCAGCAGGTGGCGGTAGGTGGCGATCTCAGCCTCCAGCTTCATCTTCATGTTCAGGAGGGCCTCGTAGTCCTGGCCCTGCTCTGTGACCTTGGACTTTATATGCCCAAGCTCTGCCTCCAGCTGTCGGATGACGTCGTTGTACTTCTCCATCTCACCGTTACAGCGTAGCTCTGTGCTGCGCAGCGTGTCGTCAAGAGATGATTTCTGTAGttacaaaaaatataaaaagaaTACTATAATGTTGTACTAACTTTAAAAGTGCAGTCCCCAATCCTggtgaaagattgttgatatttcagctcaacagccaatcaaatacaacCCTCTTTTCCGAGAATATTGTTGATTGCTGCAATAGAGAATGATTCGGTCTGAGCCGCtttctttgtttcccatttacagagtaaGGACTGTGTCCGAACAAAAcacagtttttagttttttgttgcacacactgaatggacaccTACAGAGACATGAGGAGATTATCGCTGAATTTGATGAAAAGTGTAATGAATTATAGTCaaagactgcacctttaacaagCACTTAAAGATATGATATTTTTGACATATACTGCGGTAAACCTCATAGGAACTCCTTCATCACAATGCACTGATCAACacgctgtatgtgtgagtgtgtgtgtgtgcttgtgtgtgagtatgtatgtgtgattgtgtgggaACACCCGCTTGTTAACCCCCTTGAAGACTTTCATCATCTCATCACATCACCTTTTGTAAGAGTGTCTTCCTTGCTTTTTTGtttcttatactgtatgtgccaaTCAGAAAACTAAaggtaagggtgtgtgtttgtgtgtgtgaatgggtgtgtatccgtgtgttttgtgtgagtgtgttttgtacCAGGCTCTGTTGGGATGCCAATTCTATCTCCAGGGTCTGTATTTGCCTCCTCTGGTCATTCTTCTCCATCTGTGCTCCCTGCAAGGCCTCTGTGTTCTGAGACACCTGAACCTGCACCTCCGACatctgagatggagagacacaggggtgggggggatgatGAGAAAGGAAGCAAAGAGAAAGGACTAAAGGCAACAGAACATTATGCTTCCCATTAGATATTgttcaaatgaaatgaatacaatactgtagaaagagagcagaaagtgtgtgtgtgtgagtgtgtgtgtgtgtgtgtgtgtgtgtgcatgtgtccgtgcgtgcgtgcgtgtgtgcgcgcatgtgtgtgtgtgtttgtttgtatgtgtatctaATACCGACCTGGTTCTCATGCCACATCTTGAGCTCTTCAACATTCTTCAGAGCCATCTTCTCATAGTTGGCCCTCATCGAATCCATGACCTGAGCGAGGTCCTGTCCCTTAGGAGCATCCACATCCACCTGCACTCCTGACTGGGAGATGTGACCCATCAGGTCTGAAACTTCCTGTTTGAGATGGACACACAGGAAAAGTGGGTGAATATCTGCGTTGTTGTTGAAGACTTTCCAAAATGATCTTTTAGGTGCAGTCCGTAGGGTGCAGTGACTCACGTTCTCATGGTTCTTCTGTAGGAAGGACAGCTCCTCTTTCACAGACTCAATCTCACCCTCGATGTTCATGCGGCCGAGATTTGTGTCGTCAATCACCTTCTTCAGCCCAGCAATGTCTCCCTCCACAGACTGACGAATGGACAGCTCAGATTCATACctgacagacacaaaacacacactcagtgtcagaacatatacacacacggagGCAGTATGCATGCATGATCGAAGACATATAGAAACCGTATACATGCATGGTTTGTACGGGCATGATAAGAGACATAGAAATAGCATGTATGGAGTGAGAGATAAAGGAATAGTATGCATTGTATATGGGTCtctaatatataaatacatacaatacatatatataataaataaaatatataatatataatatatttacaaatgcagagagatgcaggaacagcatgcatgcatgcatgacgAGACTCACTTGACTCTGAAGTCATCAGTAGCAAGTCTGGCATTGTCTACCTGCAGCACCAGGCGAGCATTATCCACAATCATgtcaaacacctacacacatacaacagtaCAATATGAACAGTCTACacactatatatacatatacatatacatataca encodes the following:
- the krt18b gene encoding keratin, type I cytoskeletal 18b, with translation MPLSCVALTLCSPARATLSAFLSFFTHSAHFSSTMNYRSERMSSVHSAPAYRAASIYGGAGGYGARISSSSSSSLRSAAPGGITASSAFTQRNSAGASLQGGVGAALGNERGQMQNLNERLATYLDKVRSLEQANAKLEAQIREALEKSGPETKDYSRYNAILDDLRKQVFDMIVDNARLVLQVDNARLATDDFRVKYESELSIRQSVEGDIAGLKKVIDDTNLGRMNIEGEIESVKEELSFLQKNHENEVSDLMGHISQSGVQVDVDAPKGQDLAQVMDSMRANYEKMALKNVEELKMWHENQMSEVQVQVSQNTEALQGAQMEKNDQRRQIQTLEIELASQQSLKSSLDDTLRSTELRCNGEMEKYNDVIRQLEAELGHIKSKVTEQGQDYEALLNMKMKLEAEIATYRHLLDGEDTMPWSQQPQQPQQPQQPQQPKQPKQPKQPKQPKSKFNLTDALGELENQEE